The Parambassis ranga chromosome 1, fParRan2.1, whole genome shotgun sequence genome includes a region encoding these proteins:
- the LOC114439728 gene encoding rho-related GTP-binding protein RhoU-like, with the protein MLPQDVGKQKPRRVSDPVWEGDGPPPPPRRIKNRDFPVSVKRRRSGSAPERKVNCVLVGDGAVGKTSLIVSYTTNGYPTEYVPTAFDNFTVMVVVDGKPVRLQLCDTAGQKWGLVDGSINDELERIRPLCYRNADVFLLCYSVVRPCSFRNLINKWIPEIRQHSPGTPMVLVGTQLDLREDVQVLIHLAQNQEQPVGTEEGQQLAQELGVVSFAECSALTQKNLKDTFDSAILASIQKTDSINIQQQRLTLRKKTPDKIKSLSEAWWRKISCLMGEQSCELK; encoded by the exons ATGCTTCCCCAGGATGTCGGGAAGCAAAAGCCGCGCCGTGTGTCGGACCCGGTGTGGGAAGGAGACGGTCCGCCACCCCCTCCACGGCGCATAAAGAACCGAGACTTTCCTGTGAGCGTGAAGCGCCGGCGGTCCGGCTCTGCACCTGAGCGCAAGGTGAACTGCGTCCTGGTTGGAGACGGAGCGGTGGGAAAGACCAGCTTGATTGTCAGCTACACCACCAACGGATACCCGACAGAATATGTTCCGACAGCATTTGACAACTTTACCG TGATGGTTGTGGTTGATGGAAAACCGGtgagactgcagctctgtgacacGGCAGGACAG AAATGGGGGCTGGTTGATGGATCAATTAAT GACGAACTGGAGCGCATCCGGCCGCTGTGCTACAGGAATGCTgatgtcttcctcctctgctacaGTGTCGTGCGCCCCTGCTCTTTCCGTAACCTGATCAACAAATGGATTCCTGAGATCCGTCAGCACTCTCCTGGCACACCCATGGTCCTGGTTGGCACCCAGTTGGACCTGAGGGAGGATGTCCAGGTGCTGATCCACCTGGCACAGAACCAGGAGCAGCCAGTAGGCACAGAGGAGGGCCAGCAACTCGCTCAAGAACTCGGGGTGGTGAGCTTTGCCGAATGTTCAGCCCTGACCCAGAAGAATCTGAAGGACACTTTTGATTCTGCCATCTTGGCCAGCATCCAGAAGACAGACAGTATCAATatccagcagcagaggctgacCCTGAGGAAGAAGACTCCTGATAAGATCAAGAGCCTCTCAGAGGCCTGGTGGAGGAAGATCAGCTGTCTGATGGGAGAGCAGAGCTGTGAATTGAAATGA